The Geoalkalibacter sp. genome includes the window AATCGATGACGGTGATGTTCTTCGGCTCCAGCCCCTCGATGCTGCTCGCCACCAGATGCACGATGCCTTGGATCTGCCCCTCGTTGGGCGTGCGACCGGGCACCAGCTTGAGGATCACCGAGGCGCTGGCCTCCTTCTGCTGCTCGCGGAACAGGCGCTTTTCCGGCAGGGCCAGATGCACCCGCGCGCCCTCGACCAGGGACAGATTGGCGATGGTGCGCGCCAGCTCTCCCTGCAGGGCGCGCTGGTAGTTGACCTTCTGCGCGAAGTCGGTCATGCCGAAGCTCTGCTTGTCGAAGAGCTCGAACCCGATGCCGCCGCCCTGGGGAATGCCGGCGCCGGCCAGTTCCAGACGGGCTTCGTAGACCTTGTCGGCGGGCAGATAAATGGAGCGCCCCTCGTTTTCGAGGCGATAGGGCACGCGGTTTTCCTTGAGCCAGGCCACCACCGCCCCGGCGTCCGCCGCGTCGAGATTGCTGTAGAGCAGGCGGTAGTCGCCGCCGCGGGCCGAGAAGATGATCAGCCCGAAGAGCAGCAGACTCGCCAGCCCCACGGCGGCAAAGCTCAGCTTGCGCTTGAGGGGCCACTGCAGGATGAGCTCGACCAGATTTTTCGGCGGTTGTTTCTTTGCTTGCTCGGCCATCGGCCACTTACCTCATTGAATGAATCGGATCGCCCGCGACCCTAGACCTGCATCCGCATGACTTCCTGATAGGCATCGACGACCTTGTTGCGCATCTGCGCCAGCAGGCGCAGGGAAATATCGGCCTGCTCCATGGCGATCATCACGTCGTGGAGGTTTTCGGCGCGCCCGGCGTGCAGGTTCTCGACCTTGCGATCCGCGCTGATCTGCGCCTCGTTGACCTTGGTGATGGTGTCGGCGAGGATTTCGCCGAAACCGCCGGCGGCGGCCTGGGTCGGTCGGGCGGGCGGTTGTCCCAGCCCTTGCAGGTGGGTGCTGAGGGTGATGTCTTTCATGAGTCGATCTACCTTCCTATGTCGAGAGCTTTGAGGGCCATGCGCTTGGAGGCCTTGACCACGGTGACGTTGGCCTCGTAGGCGCGGCTGGCCGACATCATGTCGACCATTTCATCCATCAGGTTGATGTTGGGCATGGCCACGTAACCGCCTTCGTCGGCATCGGGGTGCGCCGGATCGTAAACCAGTTTCGGCGGACCGTTGTCGGCGACGATGCGCTCGACCCGTACCCCCTGCGCGGCACCGCGCAGGCTTCGCTCCAATCGCTCTTCAAAAGACGTGCCCACCGGACGAAAAACCACATCTTTCTTTTTATACGGGCCGCCCTCCGGGGTGCGGGTGGTTTCCATGTTGGCGAGGTTGGAGCTGATGGTGTCCAGGCGGGTGCGCTGGGCCTGGAGCGCCGTGGAACTGATGCGCATGCTGTTGAAAAGATCCATGATGCAACTCCTTAGCGGCCGTCTTGGGCGGCGTACTTGAGCAGGCCGAGTTTCTTGTTGAGCATCTGCACCGCCGCCTCGTAGAGCAGCTGGTTTTCCGCCATGCTCAGCATTTCCTGATCGACGCTGACGTTGTTGCCGTCGCCGATGCCCGAGCGGTCGGGCGTGCGCAGCACGCGCCCCTTGACCTTGTCGAGGCTGCCGCCGGCCAGGGGGAAATGATCGGCGTGGGTGGCGGCCATGGGGCTGTCCTGGCGCCCCACGGCGCCCGCCAGCTCCTTTTGGAACTCCAGGCGCGCCGCGCTGTAACCGGGGGTGTGGGCATTGGCGATGTTGCCGGCGATGACCTGCTGATTCTGCTGACGCAGGTCGAGCACCTTGTGCAGCATCTGGCTGGTGCCGTCGAAAATTCCCAGTTTTGACATGGTGATTCTCCTTGAATAAACGCGCCTGACGCGCGAGCTGTCAGGCTTTTGACTCGCGTGTTCAGAGGGTCAGCATTTCGAGCTTTTCCCGACCAAGGCGCCGCCACTGGTCGTTGCCGCCCTCATCGGCCAATTGGCGCAAAAGCTTAAGCCCGCGCTCGCGCTCGCCCTGGCGCAGATAGATCTGCGCGCTGCGATAGGCGGCCTGGTCGGCGGTGTCCGCGCTCAGGCGCAACTGCTCGAAATAGCCCAGGGCCTCCTTGAGCCGCTCGCTGCGAAACAGGGCTTCGGCGAGCAGCAGCAATTCCTCGGGGGCGGGCGGCTCCCCGGGTCGCTGCGTCAGGCGGCTCAGGCACCCGGCCGCCTCGGCGTAGCGCTCGAGCTCAAAGCAGATCTTGCCGCCCCACAGATCCAGGTCGCGCCCCTCGGGGCGATTCTTGGCGAGGAGCAGATCGGCGGCCTCGGCGGAGCGACCCGCGGCATGCAGGGCACGGGCGCGCACCAGCAGCACCTCGGCGCGGTCGCGTCCCTGGGGAAATTCCTTGGCGTAGCGCTCGGCATAGCTGACCGCCATCTCGAACTGATCGCGCAGAAACAGCAGCCGCACCAGGGGCAGGTAGAGGCCTTGCGCCCGTTGCGGCTCACGGTTGTTGTCGAGCATGAAGAGATAGACGCGCGCGGCGCGGCCCAGCAGCTCCATGTCGCGAAAGGCCCCGGCCAGCCGCTCGAGAAACTCCCAGCTGATGCGCTGATCGAGGAGCAGTTCGCGATGGCGCTCGACCATCACCAGGGCCTCCAGGTGCTCGCCCGCCTCGATGAGCTCATGGATCACCAGGGGCAGCAGATCGGCAAGCAGGGCTTCGGCGTCGCCGCGCAGCTTGCCGCTGAAATACTGGCGCACGAACTGCTCGAGCACCGCCACGGCGCGCGGACTGTCCTGCTGCAGATGCAGCACCAGGGCCTGCTTGAAGGCGGCCTCCTCGCGCAGGGCGCGCTCGGGGGCGATCTCCGCCATGCGCGCGTAATCCATGGCGGCCCACACCAGGGCCTTGGCGTCGCCGCCGAGCACGGACAGATCGGTCATCTTGAGGGTGGCGCGCGGCCCGCCGCGACTGTCGGGAAACGCCACCAGCACCCGATCGAGCACCACGCGGGCCTCGCGGGTCTCGCCGGCACGCAGCAGCGCCTGGGCCTGAGCGAACCAGGCCGGACCTTCCTCGCTGCCGCCGCCGCTCAGCTGGGCCAGACGGCCATAGGCGGCGGCCGCCTCCGCGTAGCGGCGCTCGGCGTAAAGGGCGCGCGCCAGCCGCTCCACGGCAAAGGCATCGCGCAACTCGCCGTAGCGCCCTTCCAATTCGTCGAACAGGACCAGGGCCTCGGCGTGACGCCCGAGACCGACCAGGGCGCCGGCGCGGGCGAGTTGCCGCAGGTCATCCATGGCTCCGGGCAGGGAAAGTTCATCGAGCAGTCTGAGGGTCTGGGCATCACGTCCCAGGGAAAGCTGAATTTCGCCATCGAGCAGATCGAGGTTGGGCGAGAGCGCATCACCGGGCGTCAGGACCAGGCGCGCCTGGCTCAACTGAAACGCCGCGCCGTAAGGGTCGCCGGTCACGGCCTGGGCGTAGGCGCACAGGTAGCGGGCGCGGGCTTCGAGCTTGCCCCCTGGGTGACGCTCGACGAAGTCGCGCAGCTGATCTCGTCCGGCCGCCGTCGCGCCGCTGCGCAGCAGCGCCTCGCCGTAAAGCACCTGGAGCGTTTCACGCGGCGCACCCTCCAGGGGCAGGGGCAGCAGGGGCCCAAGCTCGGTGAGGGCCTTCGCCCAGTCGCCGCGCAGACCCGCGCCGAGCGCCGCCTCGAGGCGCCGGGAGGTTTCGTCGCCGGCCTGCGGCGCCACCGCTGAAACAGGCTCCAGGGATGGCAGGGAAAAGCGCGGCAGCAACTCAAAACGCAGGGGCGTCTCATATTCGGCGAAAAAGCGGCGCCAATCGTCGGCGTAGGCCGAGCGCCGCGTGCGCAGACTCGAAAGCCCGTCGGCCTGCGCCCGGACCGTGCCCGCCGCGCGCGGCAAAATGGCGACGCGGCCGGCGCCCTGCGCTTCGTCCCAGAACACCTGCAACACCACCTGCTTGCGCGCCCGGTCATAGCTTGCCTCGGCGCGCTGCGGCGGCCGACGAAACAGCGCGGAGGCCACCAGATCGCCGCGCCGGCTGATAAAGAGCACGCGGATCAAATCGGCGTCCTCGACGGGGTTGCGCACGTTGGCTCCGAGGGCCGCGCCGCCGAGGGTCAAATCGACCCGCTGTCCCGAAACCGACACCTGGGGCGCGGTCGGCGCCGACACGTCAAAAACCAGACGCACCACACCCGGCGCGCCTTCCTTGGTCAGGGCCGTCACCAGCGCCCCGGAAGTCTGGCCCCAGGCCGCGGACGCGGCCAGCAGCCCGCCGCAGGCAAGCCCCAGGACAATGCGTAGAAAATTTGAATTCACCAATCCTTATACCTCCGCAAAGGTACGGAAAAGCGAAAATCGTGCCAGGGGGATTCGGTCGATTTTTTGACGCCGCGCCCTCAGGGTTTTTCCGCGGCCCCACAGATCACGTGGGGACTCGGCTCCCAAAAAAATTGGCGCGGATTCTGCTAGGACGAGGGCAGCCAGGTTTGATTTTTTTAAAATTAGGTATTGCTAATTACAAACTAATTATATAACCTAGAAAACCTGCGGGCACCTTGAGCCACTTCCCGCCAGAAACCCCAAGGGACAGGAATCAGTGCATGGTGAGCGACGACCAGATTGAAATCATCCAGGAATTTGTCCAGGAAAGCCGTGACATGATCGACCAGCTCGAACCGACCATCATCGAGCTGGGTCAGAGCGTCCACGACGTGCAATGCTGGGACAGCCTCCAGTGCCCGGAAACGGGCTGTCCGCGCCACGGCCGCCATCTCGATTACCCCTGCTGGCTGGAGATGGGCCACATGGGCGCCGGAAACGGCCGCTGCATCTTCACCGAATCCAAGCAGGACTGCCTCAACTGCCGGGTGTTTCAGCTCATCAACGGCGACGGCAAGACCATGAACGCCATCTTCCGGCTGTTTCACTCCATGAAGGGCAGCGCCGGCTTTCTTGAGCTCAACCACATAACCCGCGTGGCCCATACCGCCGAGAACCTCCTTGATCTGATCC containing:
- the fliE gene encoding flagellar hook-basal body complex protein FliE — encoded protein: MKDITLSTHLQGLGQPPARPTQAAAGGFGEILADTITKVNEAQISADRKVENLHAGRAENLHDVMIAMEQADISLRLLAQMRNKVVDAYQEVMRMQV
- the flgC gene encoding flagellar basal body rod protein FlgC — encoded protein: MDLFNSMRISSTALQAQRTRLDTISSNLANMETTRTPEGGPYKKKDVVFRPVGTSFEERLERSLRGAAQGVRVERIVADNGPPKLVYDPAHPDADEGGYVAMPNINLMDEMVDMMSASRAYEANVTVVKASKRMALKALDIGR
- the flgB gene encoding flagellar basal body rod protein FlgB, whose amino-acid sequence is MSKLGIFDGTSQMLHKVLDLRQQNQQVIAGNIANAHTPGYSAARLEFQKELAGAVGRQDSPMAATHADHFPLAGGSLDKVKGRVLRTPDRSGIGDGNNVSVDQEMLSMAENQLLYEAAVQMLNKKLGLLKYAAQDGR
- a CDS encoding tetratricopeptide repeat protein, whose protein sequence is MNSNFLRIVLGLACGGLLAASAAWGQTSGALVTALTKEGAPGVVRLVFDVSAPTAPQVSVSGQRVDLTLGGAALGANVRNPVEDADLIRVLFISRRGDLVASALFRRPPQRAEASYDRARKQVVLQVFWDEAQGAGRVAILPRAAGTVRAQADGLSSLRTRRSAYADDWRRFFAEYETPLRFELLPRFSLPSLEPVSAVAPQAGDETSRRLEAALGAGLRGDWAKALTELGPLLPLPLEGAPRETLQVLYGEALLRSGATAAGRDQLRDFVERHPGGKLEARARYLCAYAQAVTGDPYGAAFQLSQARLVLTPGDALSPNLDLLDGEIQLSLGRDAQTLRLLDELSLPGAMDDLRQLARAGALVGLGRHAEALVLFDELEGRYGELRDAFAVERLARALYAERRYAEAAAAYGRLAQLSGGGSEEGPAWFAQAQALLRAGETREARVVLDRVLVAFPDSRGGPRATLKMTDLSVLGGDAKALVWAAMDYARMAEIAPERALREEAAFKQALVLHLQQDSPRAVAVLEQFVRQYFSGKLRGDAEALLADLLPLVIHELIEAGEHLEALVMVERHRELLLDQRISWEFLERLAGAFRDMELLGRAARVYLFMLDNNREPQRAQGLYLPLVRLLFLRDQFEMAVSYAERYAKEFPQGRDRAEVLLVRARALHAAGRSAEAADLLLAKNRPEGRDLDLWGGKICFELERYAEAAGCLSRLTQRPGEPPAPEELLLLAEALFRSERLKEALGYFEQLRLSADTADQAAYRSAQIYLRQGERERGLKLLRQLADEGGNDQWRRLGREKLEMLTL